The sequence CGAATGAGATTCGCGGCAGTGCCAGCATGGGCTCGTCGTCCGCATCATCGCCGCCTTTGCCGGCGTCAGACTTGCTGCCCTCGCTCTGCATCGCCGCGTACCACCGCGCCACCCACCACGTCGGCACACAGCCATACGCGACGGTGCAGTCTGGcaccgtctgcgccgtcattttctccagcgcctcctcggcgtaATACAAGCGGCCCTCAAGCGTCTGCGGctctggcggcgccgctgctgcagttgcCGTTtctggcggcgacggagccACAGGCGAGGAAGGGACGTTCGTTGCGCCTGCACCCCGCCCACCACTACGGCCGCCCCCACTGCGCCGCATCGTCACGCTCGCATTCCAGGCGgcgtcgcgctgccgcttcttcaTCAGTGATGTGCGCAGTCGCTGCACCTCGCTTGACTGATGGGCCactcgctgctggtgcgcctcTACCCACTTCTTCACGTACTCACGGTACTCGCGCTCGCCGTGCTGCTTGAAGAAAAGCCGATTCGGGTGCTGggcagcgagcagctgctcctcgttCTCCGCCCCGGtagcgagcagcagctgcgcgacccCAGCGGGACAGGTCATGGCTCCGGCAAGCCACAGCGATGGGTAGcgcttgcgctcctccaTCCTCTTcatgcgctgctggtggcgcgAGGTCAGATGCTGCACGCTTGACCGCATGCACTCCTGGCACGTCGTGCTTGTTTCCGAGGCAGGGATGAGCGGAAGAAAGTAGTGTTCCACGTCGTCCTTGTTCACGCTCCAGTGCGGGTCCGACGTGCGCAGGGCACCAGAGCGATGCGCCATCGTGAGCACCTCCACAAAGCGGTGCACCCAGTAGCGGCGCAAGGAGTCTGGGATAGCCACGACCTTCTGACCAGGGCGCAGGGCACCGTGCGGGCATACCAGGTACACCGACAGGTTCAAGTCGCCGCGGTCCACGTTGAGGGTGGCCAGGCTGAACGGGTGGTCAGGGTTCGCGATAGACATCGAGACCGTCTCGGGCACCGCAGGAGACgccgaagaggaggcggaagaggcgggggcggtcaccgctgctgccgtcaacgtcgtcgacggcgacgacaacgacgccggtaacggcggcggcgccacacgCGCCTCACACATAACCAGCACACCCGTGTAGCCTTCGGCCTGCCGCACGCGTCCCCAGGCAAGCTGATTCGTGTAGAACGAAGCCCACGCCTCGACGACGGTCTTGCTGacgagcacgcgctgctgctgcccatcctccctcttctcctcagcctcctgctgctgcgtgctcTGTGTCACTGCAGTTGACGTGGCGGCTCCGGGTcccgcgccgctgtcgccctcgtctccctcctcgcctgCAGCGTGCCCCTTCGgccgctccgcctcttcccaCGCGCGGGTGAGGctgagctccgcctcctcgtcctccgccgtGCGCGACGCGAGCGCCCGCACGCCGGCGGCCATGGCAGCGACACAGACCGGGCACAGGTTGGCTTCCATAAGGGTGCAACACAGCTGAGGGccgcaggcggcgccgccgccagccaaCGACTCGCGCAAGCGGGTCGTCATCGACGACCCCGGTGTGGAGGGCGATGCAGGTCTGTCGCCGTTCGCCGCCACTGGCAAGGGCGAGCCGCAGACAGCGAGAAAATGGGCCAGCTTTGAGTACGCAGATGCCGATACCACCTTGTACGATGCCCAGGGCAACACACAGCCGTGCGCACAGGTTACCGAGGGCAACGCTTGCAGCAACGAGTACTGGCGCACTTGCTGACGAACCTCTTCAGCAGTCTGCATGTGGCCATAGCGGAGGGGGCTCACCGTGGCAGTCACCACGGTCCCCTCAACCGCAGCGCTAGCGCCACTGCCCGAGGCGCCTTCCTCGGACCCGACAACAAGCGGCTTCGCGTCAAtaccagcagcaccgctcgAAAGCGCAGCGTCGACACTGTCGCTCGCCGGGCCTGCGGTGGCGTCCAAGTCCCTCTTGCTGCGCTTCAGCTTCGActcggcaccgccgccgagcgccgccgcgtccacgTAGGCAGGCAAGAAGAAGCGGCCGAAGTGCTGCAGCCAGCGGGTGGGGAGGACGTACAGTGACGATGTGGCCGTCGTCGCGGTCGATATCCACGCCGGGGCACTCGAGGCGCTCGTGGCACTCTCAAACACAGCCttcgcggcggtggcccaTAAGTCgaacagcgccgctgcctgcgcgcgctgctccaTCCAGTTGTGGCGCTTGGTAAGGCAGTCATCATTCACGCGATCAACGTACTGACGCAAGTACACGGGGTACTCcgcaggggtgggggtggcgctggtggacGGAACGGGAGCAACTGGCTGCAACTGTGGTGATTTGCCCGTGTtgggcggcgccgacaccgaCGCAGAACTGGGAGATGAGGACGATGTGGCGATGCGGTGGTACACGAGCAGGTAAGCGTCTGGCgacgcgccgcgctgcccttGGTAGCGGTTCAGCTTGGACACATCTGCGTCGTTGAAGCTCAGCCACGAGCTGCCTCTGctaccaccgctgctgcccggcTCCGCCGAGACGCCGGAGACCTTCCCGTGGTAGGTGTAGTGGCCGGATacggcggtgtcgccgaGGTGGTTCACGACACCGCGCAGCTCGTACAAGTGGTgggcgtcgctctcctctgACGCCACGCTCTCACCGCCAGCGGCTCTAGACGTGGTGTTCCGCTTCTGCTCGTGCCACTGGCGCATGTACGTCGCCATGTCGAGCTGCAGAgggaaggtggtggtggtggtcaccttgtgccgctgcagcgactgcagGTCGAACTCGAAGCGGTTCCAGTGGATGACGAGCACGTCTGGCAGGGTCCGCATATATTGTAGCGACGTGGCCACCGCCGTGTGGCCGCATTGCTCGCACATAAAGccgtccaccgcctccggcTTCGAGAACTCCGACAGGGAGTCCTCCAGGGTGGGGCAAACAGGTAGCGAGAGATACAGGAACGGCTCCGCTCGCTTGGAGGACCGGCCGCAAGAGCCGCACCGCCGGTCGTACAGCAGCGTTCCGGAGAAGGTACTGGTGACGGCAGCCTTCACCGTTGGGCCGCAATGGCACCGCAGCCAGTCCAGCAGCAAGGTGAAAAACTCCTGCGCATCCTGCTGCACCTTCACGTCAAGGGAAAGGTACGTGGCGAACGACTTCGGgtccgcgccggcgccttcaCGGCTGAAGGCCATTAATGCAAAGAGCTCCCTGAGCCCCGACTCGGCCAGCTGGTTAACGCCGGTGCCGCCTTGCGCCTccgtggccgccgcgcagggATGgtcgtgcgctgcggcgtcgtcgttAAGGATGGCGTGGCGCACCCGGGCGATGCTGAAGATGAGCTGTAGCACGGCGCTGAAGTAGCACGTGTTCATCAAGTtgcgcacgccacgccacaGGCAAGGGAAAGCCGGGTCGCTCATGACGGTGCTCTcggtggcgtcgccggcAGCCGTCGCGCTTCCTGTGGCCTCTGCTAAGTCTTCGCGAGTGCTCTTCGTGGCTCGCGCTCCGCCCTGTTCGCGCCCTGTCGGGGCGGAAGATGAGGACGCGGGGTCGGCATTCACCGTCGTTACGCTGCTGCACTTCACCgtgggcagcggcaccacatACGGACCGTCCCCCATTAACGCCTTCAAGCAGTCCTCGCGCgtggcagcgtcgctgccaAGCAGCTGGAGCCCCGCCATGcaccgcggcgacgccgtgcaGTTCACCAGACGCTCATTCTTGGCTGTGTGCTTCGTCATGCATGGCGTGTTCAAGCGGTACGCCTTGCGTATCAGTGCAGGTGGCAGGaccgcgcgcagcgcctgcatctCATCGGAGAGCGCGCCGCCCTCGATAGGGTGCAGAGACGGCTGATTCGCCACTGCTTCCCCGACGGAGTCCGGAGAGGCAGCATGGGAGTACCCATCCATACTCTCCTCCGCATCCACATCGATCAGCGTACGACCATCCTCCACTGCTGCTCCCGATGCCTCGACAATCGACTCGATGGGAGTGGCACCGGTGGCGGTAGAGCGTGACGGTGGAGCCAGAATCCCCAGCAGCTCCTGTCGGGGGGTGTAGtgagcacgcgcacatccCTCGAGCACCTCCGACGCCCAGAGATCCCCCACACCTAGCAGAGCAGCGGACGCCGTCCCCGTCACGCAAGCGCTCATGAGTGCGATGCGCTGTGGGGGCAATCACGGAGAGACTGAGAGGTGCGGGTGCGGAGGAAGACAGGGAGAAGCGGACGGGGACGAGCGCACAAGGATGAAAGAGGCGCCAGCAACACAAGACGACAGGCGCGAGGGCGatggggaaggagagggtgagggcGTCAAGGAAGCGCGCTACAGCAACCAGAGCAGCGACCGCCAATCACGAAAGGGAAGGGACGAGCAACCAATAGCGACGCCCGCACGCTCCAACGCGTGAGAccaaagggagggaggagggagcgagggagacCCCAGAGAGAGAGTAAAGCAAACAGTTCATCGAATACGCGTGCCACATCGCACGGGCCTGATGGTGGTTGTAGGAGGTGTAGTGAGCGAGGCGAGGAGAGCCACtgggccgccgccaccgggaCCGTCAGCTCTGCTTTCTTCGCGGTAACTGAAGTCGGGATCTGAGTAAGCAAGCGTCAACGgccgcgcatgtgtgtgctcgtTGATCGCAGAGTTGTGCGCTGGTGGATGTTGGGATTACGCCACTGGTCGATTCGTGTcattctccctcctctcccctcccctccccccgcgcgcTGTCAATGAACgcaaagggagggggaaaggggggacgCACGCCGCAACGACGTCCCCCGTCTCTGTCGGCAAGAGGCGgtaagggggagggagaggatgACGTGTTGCGCGGCAGACGATGCGCAGACGGTGATAAGCGACAGCCAGACAACAATCTTTGCACAATGACGTCCTCCACTGCTTCTGCCTGTGTGTCGGTCACcttctcccccaccaccaccaccactcgcCTTGCTCCGAGGCAACcaggcagggagggggcaggagGAGAGTCGTGTTGCGggggcgatggcgacggAGGCCGCACCAACAGGATgtgcgagagaaagagagacggcggtggagtCAGGAGGGCGGCGACATCAAGTACACGAGTGGCACACTGCGAGgtggagagacagagaagatGGCAGAAGAAGCGCAGGCACAGAGAGGTCCGCCTCCACTGCGGGCATGctcgtgcacgtgcacacaacAAGCTCTTctgccccccaccccaccccacccccaacgGGTAAGCAGGGCTCCAGCGCACGATACTTCTTCTGCTGTGCTTTCATCGCGTCGTGAAGCAAGTCCTCCTGTGTCTGTGAACGCGCATGTGGGAAGAGGAGCTCGCACGGCCGCGCGAAAGCGTGGCGCCCGCTTCATCCTCCCTGCCGCATCGTCTGCGACCCCTCCGCCCGGGACGGATTTGGGcagggagaaagagagcgaagATCAGACGGTCAGGACAAGGagaccctccccccccccttcccagGGCAACGCCACACTTTGATGCGTACGCTATGTCGCCAGCGGGGCCGTGGGCGTCCCTCGGACGCTGCGCGGAGCCGGCCGGACCGCCGTCCTCTTCCTTTaaaaaaaacaaagcaaccaccaccacgacacaAGAGCATCACCAGCCGCGACGCGGCGACTCGCTCACGAGAGTAGGGTGAGTAGTGGGTACTGGTCCGAGAcggagcagcgcacgcgagaGTTTACCCGAGCCTGTCGCAGCGACGAGGGCACCGCCTCCCCAACTCTTGTTGTCTGGGACGCagccacagctgctgctgcagcctcTCCCGGCTCGCTCCCAGCAGTCGCCGACGGTGTCAGCATGGTGAACCTGTGTGTGCCGTACTGAGCTGTGATGTACCGTGTATGCCAGGCCTGCTCGGCCGCTGACAGCTCCACCTCCACTGTGGGTCGCAGCACCACTACTCGACAGTGGCGATACTGCTGCAGGAAAGGGTGAGCAGAGAGGTGTCCGCTTCGAGAAGCTGGGCCACGGCGCACCCAAGCGCGCAGCAGACAGCGCTGGAACCGCCCCGCGACCTCTGGCATGCCCACAGTGATGTCGCCTGACGTGCAAACATCGTCGTTACCATCCTCTGCCGCGAGATGACACTCCATCGCTGAAGAGGCCTCCAAGCTGCCATCACAGTGCTCAGCGCCCTCAACAAATTCGCCCCCGCACGCAGATGAAGAGCGTAGCTGCCACGAGCCCGTCGCACTGTCCCGAGAAGCGGCGAGCAGGATCGGTGTGCCGGCCGGAGCGTCAGCGGCTACTGTGACAACGGTGGTGCTTGTCGTCTCCGTGGTTTTGCCGCTCGTCGTccctgcggcagccgcactcCTCAGAGCGCCATGCGTTGTTGAGGCctgaggtggaggcggcgacagcggacTCCTgaccgtcgccgcggcctcATCCATGCGCATGAGCCtctgcatcgccgtcgaTGATGCTACGTTGCGAGAGGGCCGGAAGTAGAAGTAGTTCGTCGCGTGATCaacgcggtggcgcgcgcacgtgtttGTTGTCCGCTCCTGTCCCGCCGGCGACCCTGCCCGCACCCACGTGTCCTCGAAGCCAGGGATGTGCTCGCGTGCGCCAGTGAAGAGGTTGCCGACCAGCACGTCGGGGCGCACGTGGTGATAAACCCAGTCGAGCGCCATCGCACGGTGTGCGTCCAGCTGACCTGGCGCCCGTCCGTGTCGCTTGGCAGCAGACAGAGAcgatggctgctgcgcctggaGCGTAAAGGGACTACCCTCGGCGCTGATCGCAGCGTCGGCTAGCAGACCCCCCGTGTTCGTGCCGAGACTCTTGCCGCGGTACGAGAGGTCCAGAGTGGTGAGAAcgcagcggtggcacggTGAGTCAGCCTCGCTGCCACCTGGGTCTGCGCCACTCTGCTTCGTCGCCGAGCTCGTCGAGTTGTGCGTCTCAGACGAGGCGATGTCCGAGGAGGGGGCATCACCCTTTAAAGTGCGCGgaggcagcacagcaggggtgcggctgcgcaacTCCACCGTGAGGCCAGCACCCATGCCAGGAAGCAGCTGAGCGTCCCACACAGAGCCCTCCTTGATGAACAGCTGCActtcgccgcagcggccgttGCGGGCACGGCCGACAAGACGGTAGCGGTacgagggcgaggaggcggctgaGGCCGTCGGGGAGCTTGCAGCAGGTGTAGGCGCCCCCGTGGTCTGTGGCTTCGGCTCATGGCAGTCTGCATTCAGTGATGCTACGGTGATTCCAGGTGCTACTGGTGCAGCTGACGCCGATGAAGTCGGTGAAGCGCTGCttggttgctgctgttgcaaATCGCGCGCGAGCTCGGCGCAGTATATGCGAAGACGCCTTTCCGGTGCCGGCCTTGGTGGCTTCGCTACGATGCCCTCGTCAGGACCGTTGATGAGCGCCTCCGCGAGTTCTGGGGTGGAGTCTTGAAGAGCGACCACGTCTGACGCGGCGGCCCGGATCGTCTCGCACACAAGAGGAATGCGCTCCGCTATGGACAGGCGGCGCCTGCAACGGTGGTGGGTATGGCCTGAGCCGTCCACTGCCCACGACAGGATAGAgagtggcggcggaggtggggcACGTGGTGACCGTGCCGTGGCCAGTGGttgcgacggcgacgacttCGGCACGGACGCCGTCCCGtatgacggtggtggtgacgtcGCAGTAGACGAGGCCGCTGTTGATGCATAGCAACACGTAAGCACCATCGCGCTGAGGCTACCACAAGGGCGCGCAGCACAGGTGCGCCTGAACGACGTAGCGAGGCCATGCGTCCAGCACACGTCACGGCTGCAGGCGCGGTGCGTGGCTCGAGCACGATGGAGTCGCTGTCTGAGCATGCCACTGTCGCTGTTCCGGTGTGtccgtgggcgtgtgtgcgcgcgcaacTGCTGGGCATCAAATGTGAAAGAGGAAAGGCGGGTTGCGACAGCAAGCGGTGCCGCAGACACAACTCCCTTCACCGTGCAGCCAAGCACAGGGAGACACGGGCACGCACGAGGAGATGGCGGGTGAGCGCCAAGAGAGGTgaagcggcaccggcggagGCGCTCGTCGACACAAACGgaagaaaggaaaacgaaTGCAGGGAAGGGCGAGGAAGTAACGGAGAGAGATGTCGTGTAACGAGTGCGACCCATCATGTACATccgtggtgtgtgtgtgtgttagcGTCCGCGCCGGTGCCCACGCTGTCGCACTccttccacacacacacgcacgcacgcacacctcgGAAGAGACAGGAGACAACGCGCTGCctcacgcacagacaccttCCCCTTGCGCACAGGAAGGGTGCCGCCGTGTATGCTACGCGCCTCTCGCAAGAGACGCGCGTTCCTCCACGTACAGAACCTAAccaagaggggagagagggggtgggacaTACGCGGCACAACAGCGGCCTTTGCAGGTGTTCTGCAGGGCATTCCCCCTCCGACACACAACACCCGTGAGAGTGACCCTACACCAACAAGAGAAGCAGAGAcatagagagagacacacgtgCATAAGCCGTGCCTCGttgtggagcaggagcgcaGACGTCACCTCTCTCGAAAGGTGCAGCAGGCCTTCGCTCTTAGGCGCttgctgtgctgtgctgctcccgctgaaggagctcctcctccatccgaCGTCGGGCACGGGTCGCAGAGGCGGCCACGCGATCGGCAGTGAACCAGTTAACCACACGCGCTGCATCTGCAGCATCGCGCGATGAgggtgcggcgccgcgccgtcgctcctcctgctgctgctcgctcATGCAACTCCCCAGCAGCTCCTCTAAAAAGAGTGCcgtgccctcctcctcaccgccAACGTGAAACATGTACtgcgcgctgtcgctgaggcaacgcagctgctggtgctgctgctgccgcagtccCCGGCTCCCAGTACTGTCTGCAGAAGTCGAgccggcaacagcagcgcgctcGATGTCGGCTagacgcgccgcagcgccgtctttgggtgagagggagatgaACTGCATAGGGGGGAAAGCTGTCAGAGGGGCATCGACCGATTCCGGCATATCGCCGAAGGCAAGCGCTTGAGAGAGCTCAAACACCAGCTGATGTTGCTCGTGCTGTGCCAGCAACCATCGCACGCACGTCGCCTTGTCTACGCCGTAACGATGTAGACATGCGCTGTTTGGCTGGCTCTTCAGCTCCAGCCCAGCCGCCTCGAGGCGTTGGCGGGCCCCcgcgcctgccgcggcgcaccgGGGGCAGCAGTGCCAGCTCCGAGAAGTTGCTGGGGGATTGTCCGATGAAGAGCCCGCCCTGGGAAAGACTTGGTCAAAGAACCGCATGGGAATGCCCATCACAACCACCTgtgccacggcggcgccttCAGCCACTGTGCCGTCTGCTCTCGGCACAAGCTGGGCGTCCACCAGCGCGTCGCCGGTTTCCTGGAGAAAGAAGCCGTGCTGGGCAAGGGCAGTGGGACTGAGCACCTTCGACGCCGCAAAGCACACATGAGGCGTGCCCGCGTCAGCGTCGAATgtgtcatcgccgccacgAGGAGCCGCCACGTGCGCCTCGGCCAAGAGTTGCTGTAGGAGGTCCGCAAAGACACTGTGATATTTCGTGCTCAGGCAGGCAGCGAAGAAGTCCTTAGCGCGAGCCGCGTCGTGACCGCAGACGTGCGAGGCGTGCTCGAAAAAGCGGACGAGAGCTTGGCGCCCCTCGTCTCTggcaagcacgcacgctgcagcgtccATCGTCGCTAGcctgctgacggcgctgttcCCCGCGGCCTGCGAGCCTGCATCTGGCACGGCGCCTTGCTCGCGGTACTCTGTccactcctccagcgccacccccgcgggcggcaccatcgccacggccacggcaGTCTCGCCTCTGCACCGCCCATCGCCCTCATCAAAGCgcgaggggtggggcgcGGAGGGCATGCGCCAGTGGGGGTGCAGCCTGTCCATGTCAGACCACACAGCCTCCCATGGGCGGCTTCGGAATAGCGCCGCACCTGTGAAGCCGCATAGGTACAGGGTCCCTGGAGCATCGGAAGAGTCGATGGGCGGAGAGGGACCGGGTGGTGCGCGATCACAACCAGCCGCAgtcgcaccggcggcggcggcggccctcAACCGAAATAGCGCTGGCGCCAGATCCGGGTACAACTGCGACCACATGCGTCTGCCAGCCGTGGACACGACGCAGAGGGTTCCACCACACTGGAGAAAGAGTCGAAGCCACGCCAGGCAGCTCTTGTAGCGAGCACCGTAGCCCAGTCCAGTCTGCATGCAGTGCGACAGGGTCAGGTACTTGCCATCTGCTCGGGTCGGCGTGGGGGTGAGGGTGCCGTCCATGTCGGCCACGATCCAGTGGCCACGGAACATGATAGTCCTCCTGAGGGCGATGGTGAAGTGGTTAGGGAGCTGCGGATGCCGCTACTCGTGTGCGAGTGTGATGTGTGTACCCCCGCTATTCACCCTGTATGTGCTGCCCCACCTCCTTttcacgccgcagccgccaaCGCACGGGTGCGAGGGGCTCCGTCACGTCGACGAATTCGGCCAGGCGATCGAAGCCCAGAAAGACGAAGGAAAGCGCGAAGAAGAGCGGTAGGCccaacgacggcgatgagTCCTGCCAGGGCCGCGTACCCGTGTACAACGGCGGGTGTGTAAGAGACGCTGTCCCTggtgcgtgcctctctctctctctccgtgtctATGTGCGGAAAGTAaccgtgctgcagcggcaggtcAGTTGGCTGGTGTTGCGTCACTACcttccgcccctccctctctagTGCCCTTCCTTTGTGCACGTGTCGATATACGTATATGTATCTCCCGCGAGTAAGAGGTGCGCTCATGGCCAACGAcgcaagggagagggggagaggaccCCGCAGGAAGACAGACGACGCGGTCGAGGGAGTGAGCCACACAACGCGGGTGGGTGGCGATGGGGAAAAACAGGAGTCGATTAATTACaagagatggagaagagcgGACACACGACACCGACAGCTGGAGGAGTACTTGGTAGTCGCAGCAACGGTGATGCTCTGCGGATGTTGCGCGCGCatcgctgcaccgctgcggcccaCGAGAGATAcagagaggggtgaggggcaGAGGGATAGTCGCATGGACGTGGGCGTttcgctcttcttcctgtGTGCCTCTCAATGGGCGCCCCGTTGTTATCCTCTGTTGCCCTGTGCGCGCTCACCCTGGCGCCCAGACATCACCTTTCAGGAGGGGCGAAGGGAAGGAGCCGGCATTTTTCATGGATGTTCGCCCGTTGCTGCATTCGACACCCTCATcgtgtccccccccctcacgtCACCATCATCCgcactccctcctcccctccctccgaGCTTGCATGTCAGCTTTCATGCTCCCGCGTCTACCATCTCCCCTTCTCGTGTAACGGCGGAGATGCATCTGCCGACCGACCCATCGACCGAGCACgcgggagagcgaggagaaAAGAAAGTTGGGTGCTATCCGTGTGCGGGCGGGCGCCTGAAGATGTATATAGCGTGTGATCACCCCAGAGGAAAGAAAAATGGGCTcactgccctcctcccccctctccgtccacccgcacatgcgcagaTGCCGAAGGGACAGGGAAGCCAACGAGAGCCAACTATGCATAATAGAGAATGTATGGGattggaggagggggaggcgagtGATATCTGTacccgcgcacacacacacacgcgcgcccgcgcaggcgtggcggcgctcaACGgtacgccccctcccccacccccacccgtcCCCGCTGTTCATATACTGAGCAACAGAAGAAAACGTCGAAAGCGAAAGCATTCGGCCCGCCTCGGAGCAGGACGAGCAAGAACCtaggaggagggcagcagaCAGCATCTAAGTCCCGAGATGGTCATAGGGAAAGCAGGATCAGCgaggcgccggcagcggtagAGACCCGCAAGGACacagcaacgccgcagcggccacgaCTGTGGCCGCAAAAACACCGGATATGATGTTTCCCTTTCTACAGCGTGAGGCCATGTCCCCCTCTGCCATACAACACACGCTCAACACCACCCTGTCCCCGGGCCCTCCCTTCCCACaggccccccacccccaccgcgtggtgcgaagaGGCCCTTAGACACACacggtgcagcagtgcgccgactcggtcaTCAGGGAGCACgcccccccaccgcctcaAGCTCTACGCACCAACAGCCGTCTCGCacgtcgcctcgcagccgctcccccccTGCCATCGTGCCGGgcgccacccctggtgcatccccctcggaGTGGCTCTCAGCCTCCGCGCACCACTGGGCAGTCGGGGCCGGCTGAGgtacgctcgagtcacgctgacgctctCCCCATCACATGGacggcacaagcgtgctcactggggcaggccgctccgacgccacgcagGCCACGACCTGGCCGTCGACATCCGT is a genomic window of Leishmania mexicana MHOM/GT/2001/U1103 complete genome, chromosome 16 containing:
- a CDS encoding cysteine peptidase, Clan CA, family C19,putative translates to MSACVTGTASAALLGVGDLWASEVLEGCARAHYTPRQELLGILAPPSRSTATGATPIESIVEASGAAVEDGRTLIDVDAEESMDGYSHAASPDSVGEAVANQPSLHPIEGGALSDEMQALRAVLPPALIRKAYRLNTPCMTKHTAKNERLVNCTASPRCMAGLQLLGSDAATREDCLKALMGDGPYVVPLPTVKCSSVTTVNADPASSSSAPTGREQGGARATKSTREDLAEATGSATAAGDATESTVMSDPAFPCLWRGVRNLMNTCYFSAVLQLIFSIARVRHAILNDDAAAHDHPCAAATEAQGGTGVNQLAESGLRELFALMAFSREGAGADPKSFATYLSLDVKVQQDAQEFFTLLLDWLRCHCGPTVKAAVTSTFSGTLLYDRRCGSCGRSSKRAEPFLYLSLPVCPTLEDSLSEFSKPEAVDGFMCEQCGHTAVATSLQYMRTLPDVLVIHWNRFEFDLQSLQRHKVTTTTTFPLQLDMATYMRQWHEQKRNTTSRAAGGESVASEESDAHHLYELRGVVNHLGDTAVSGHYTYHGKVSGVSAEPGSSGGSRGSSWLSFNDADVSKLNRYQGQRGASPDAYLLVYHRIATSSSSPSSASVSAPPNTGKSPQLQPVAPVPSTSATPTPAEYPVYLRQYVDRVNDDCLTKRHNWMEQRAQAAALFDLWATAAKAVFESATSASSAPAWISTATTATSSLYVLPTRWLQHFGRFFLPAYVDAAALGGGAESKLKRSKRDLDATAGPASDSVDAALSSGAAGIDAKPLVVGSEEGASGSGASAAVEGTVVTATVSPLRYGHMQTAEEVRQQVRQYSLLQALPSVTCAHGCVLPWASYKVVSASAYSKLAHFLAVCGSPLPVAANGDRPASPSTPGSSMTTRLRESLAGGGAACGPQLCCTLMEANLCPVCVAAMAAGVRALASRTAEDEEAELSLTRAWEEAERPKGHAAGEEGDEGDSGAGPGAATSTAVTQSTQQQEAEEKREDGQQQRVLVSKTVVEAWASFYTNQLAWGRVRQAEGYTGVLVMCEARVAPPPLPASLSSPSTTLTAAAVTAPASSASSSASPAVPETVSMSIANPDHPFSLATLNVDRGDLNLSVYLVCPHGALRPGQKVVAIPDSLRRYWVHRFVEVLTMAHRSGALRTSDPHWSVNKDDVEHYFLPLIPASETSTTCQECMRSSVQHLTSRHQQRMKRMEERKRYPSLWLAGAMTCPAGVAQLLLATGAENEEQLLAAQHPNRLFFKQHGEREYREYVKKWVEAHQQRVAHQSSEVQRLRTSLMKKRQRDAAWNASVTMRRSGGGRSGGRGAGATNVPSSPVAPSPPETATAAAAPPEPQTLEGRLYYAEEALEKMTAQTVPDCTVAYGCVPTWWVARWYAAMQSEGSKSDAGKGGDDADDEPMLALPRISFETFKCAHSESLLEVSWLNPSDGFWQGARAKRAELLWSGVRAERAGASSATSPPTGPTEAEYRSQCWLPPMVILPMDEYVALLAQYGEPGMLERVVSWTGGVTGAATAGAAVGGAEPRAEVTDVDAETAEDVASAEAAKKPTDPSAASAGDCTAASLSTPSPPAATPVPKSRAQTVPVAAAVIQVRFHNGARQLWPSTCAQCCAAMLAKFDAQCESFLNGSLRLHIHVKKSRKNYYDAVSVLTSAAVQHAGGSAAKSVKGGGSTTATDADAIPAGIHYYTTLRQLKIYISAHLREKHGYLVPAEVLQIGRGKNKPLKRCSTPPHAMEASGHHTRGTASTSATGAEDAQLDNATLQELGIRDGETLSVQSVDIIAQTCATTAATDEEWEAIPPELLQAGACGGASAASVVHEHTVAFRETRLQGSHGGSIMAASPAANTAAAGAVAAAPTVGASLAMAEQGVSCPVCTFLNAPDMVVCEMCEAPLPST